A section of the Schistosoma haematobium chromosome ZW, whole genome shotgun sequence genome encodes:
- the EFCAB11_1 gene encoding EF-hand calcium-binding domain-containing protein 11 (EggNog:ENOG41KOG0027~COG:T), producing MSSFLHKVFSNYSCSDGFYVDREGCKTLFIELYGRKPNKEEMKCILSFFESNPDGEAIGLTFSGFLSSIQMLQKHFQNNLPHIDKHNRLSFDCLDLDSKDFVMINDLHKIWSRYLPSLPSGLLRTIFREFDQDCDGRVSYEDYLHTTKSTNIITSSRIIY from the exons ATGTCCAGTTTCTTGCATAAAGTTTTTAGCAATTATAGCTGTTCTGATGGATTTTACGTGGACAGAGAAGGCTGTAAAACGTTATTTATCGAACTTTATGGAAGGAAGCCGAATAAGGAAGAGATGAAatgtattttatcattttttgAATCAAATCCCGATGGTGAGGCAATTGGTCTAACATTTTCCGG ttttctttCTTCTATCCAAATGCTTCAGAAACATTTTCAGAATAACCTTCCACATATTGATAAACACAATAGattatcatttgattgtttAGATCTAGATTCTAAGGACTTTGTTATGATAAATGATTTACACAAAATATGGAGTAGATACTTACCATCTTTACCATCTGGTCTACTGCGTACTATTTTCAGAGAGTTTGACCAAGATTGTGACGGTCGAGTTTCATATGAAGATTATCTACATACTACAAAGTC TACTAATATTATAACGTCTTCACGAATCATCTATTAA
- the EFCAB11_1 gene encoding EF-hand calcium-binding domain-containing protein 11, variant 2 (EggNog:ENOG41KOG0027~COG:T), producing the protein MSSFLHKVFSNYSCSDGFYVDREGCKTLFIELYGRKPNKEEMKCILSFFESNPDGEAIGLTFSGFLSSIQMLQKHFQNNLPHIDKHNRLSFDCLDLDSKDFVMINDLHKIWSRYLPSLPSGLLRTIFREFDQDCDGRVSYEDYLHTTKSCSNM; encoded by the exons ATGTCCAGTTTCTTGCATAAAGTTTTTAGCAATTATAGCTGTTCTGATGGATTTTACGTGGACAGAGAAGGCTGTAAAACGTTATTTATCGAACTTTATGGAAGGAAGCCGAATAAGGAAGAGATGAAatgtattttatcattttttgAATCAAATCCCGATGGTGAGGCAATTGGTCTAACATTTTCCGG ttttctttCTTCTATCCAAATGCTTCAGAAACATTTTCAGAATAACCTTCCACATATTGATAAACACAATAGattatcatttgattgtttAGATCTAGATTCTAAGGACTTTGTTATGATAAATGATTTACACAAAATATGGAGTAGATACTTACCATCTTTACCATCTGGTCTACTGCGTACTATTTTCAGAGAGTTTGACCAAGATTGTGACGGTCGAGTTTCATATGAAGATTATCTACATACTACAAAGTC TTGTAGTAATATGTAA
- a CDS encoding hypothetical protein (EggNog:ENOG410WH4H~COG:B,D), translating to MQYELVPNLDFKTQRSICLQSVYMEHAPEDLITQGRRDLVCGDINKAVDNFQKACEALSMIHGDFHEALAIPNLLYGIALLELSRIESSVIGNALDGIPDSDKNDSESDDGIIELGPELTTEEREDISNQVIDAMCEDKKQEESETKKADTPSEDTEAVSGNDAATDNPTDDASGGAEDDESNGSEEEESENQDEVQNNPTESEAAKSDDEDEVSNLQIAWEVIEVAKKLFSQKDDEESKLNVAECLEKLGEISREKEDYDQAVLDLKECLEIRTSILGQKDRRVAESHYQLGTTYAVSGDLANASSSFKASVECLKLLAEDIRSKIEAVDQKDGEEKELLQVTLKEIELLIPDVQSRCTDIEEDRLAESIKQTESPMEPCSNGTSVPTDDISHLIRKKRPVTETTPVESVESISLELNGHENSTSKKVKLINANGESLPKENGV from the exons ATGCAGTACGAACTTGTCCCCAATTTGGATTTCAAGACACAGCGCTCTATTTGTCTTCAAAGTGTTTACATGGAGCATGCACCGGAGGATTTAATCACTCAAGGAAGGAGAGATTTAGTGTGTGGTGATATTAACAAAGCAGTAGATAATtttcaaaaagcttgtgaagCTCT GTCGATGATACATGGTGATTTTCATGAAGCTCTTGCTATCCCTAACTTACTGTATGGTATTGCTCTTCTCGAACTATCACGAATAGAAAGTTCAGTTATCGGGAATGCATTGGATGGGA TACCAGATTCAGACAAAAATGATTCAGAATCGGATGATGGGATCATTGAACTTGGGCCTGAATTGACAA CTGAAGAAAGAGAAGATATTTCCAATCAAGTCATAGATGCTATGTGTGAAGACAAAAAGCAGGAGGAAAGTGAAACCAAAAAGGCCGACACACCTAGCGAAGACACTGAAGCTGTAAGCGGAAATGATGCTGCTACTGATAATCCGACGGATGACGCTTCTGGAGGAGCTGAGGATGATGAATCAAACGGATCTGAAGAGGAAGAGTCTGAGAATCAAGATGAGGTCCAGAATAATCCCACAGAATCGGAAGCTGCTAAATCCGATGATGAAGATGAAGTGTCGAATCTTCAAATCGCTTGGGAGGTTATTGAAGTAGCCAAAAAACTGTTCTCACAAAAAGATGACGAAGAGAGTAAACTGAATGTTGCCGAGTGTCTAGAAAAGCTTGGTGAAATTAGTCGCGAGAAAGAAGATTATGACCAAGCAGTATTAGACTTAAAG GAATGTTTGGAAATCCGTACTTCCATTTTGGGTCAAAAAGATCGTCGTGTAGCTGAAAGCCATTACCAACTGGGAACGACGTATGCCGTTTCTGGAGATTTAGCAAACGCAAGCAGCTCTTTCAAAGCCTCAGTTGAGTGTCTCAAGTTGTTGGCTGAAGATATCAGGTCAAAAATCGAAGCTGTTGACCAGAAAGATGGAGAAGAGAAAGAGCTTCTCCAAGTTACACTTAAAGAGATAGAACTTTTAATACCAGACGTTCAGAGTCGGTGTACGGATATTGAGGAAGACCGATTAGCTGAAAGCATTAAACAAACCGAGTCTCCAATGGAACCATGCTCTAATGGTACTAGTGTCCCAACTGATGACATATCACACTTGATAAGGAAAAAACGTCCTGTTACTGAAACGACACCTGTGGAATCTGTAGAAAGTATAAGTCTTGAATTAAATGGTCATGAAAACTCAACTTCCAAGAAAGTGAAGCTTATAAATGCGAATGGTGAATCCCTGCCTAAAGAAAATGGTGTTTAG